The following proteins are co-located in the Sphingomonas panacis genome:
- a CDS encoding FAD:protein FMN transferase, whose protein sequence is MGTVWRVRCAVPAAFDPEALRAAIVRRLAGLVAEMSHWQPDSRLSRFNRAPAGRWMKLPRDFATVIAAGLDIAARSGGAFDPAIGRLVDLWGFGPRPHARVPTDAQIAAGLAVSGWQRLAFDRAAGWLRQPGGVALDLSGIAKGYAVDAVARLLTGHGIAHALVEIGGECLGMGVRPDLDPWWVDIETPPDAGIAPLRVALHGLAVATSGDYVRGHHTLDPRTGHPARAVTSLSVLHPSAMIADAWASALTVLGPQAGAALATREGLAVRCVSRSGEGVREWLSPALAAMLA, encoded by the coding sequence ATGGGGACGGTGTGGCGGGTGCGCTGCGCCGTCCCGGCCGCGTTCGATCCCGAAGCGCTCCGCGCCGCGATCGTGCGGCGGCTGGCCGGGCTGGTCGCCGAGATGAGCCATTGGCAGCCCGACTCGCGGCTCAGCCGTTTCAACCGCGCACCGGCGGGACGTTGGATGAAGCTGCCGCGCGACTTCGCGACGGTGATCGCGGCGGGCCTGGACATCGCCGCGCGGTCGGGCGGCGCGTTCGATCCGGCGATCGGGCGGCTGGTCGATCTCTGGGGATTCGGCCCCCGACCGCACGCGCGCGTGCCCACGGACGCGCAGATCGCCGCCGGGCTGGCGGTGTCGGGCTGGCAGCGGCTCGCTTTCGATCGCGCGGCGGGGTGGTTGCGCCAGCCGGGCGGCGTCGCGCTCGATCTGTCGGGAATCGCCAAGGGCTATGCGGTCGATGCCGTCGCGCGCCTGCTCACCGGGCACGGCATCGCACACGCGCTGGTCGAGATCGGCGGCGAATGTCTCGGAATGGGTGTGCGGCCCGATCTCGATCCGTGGTGGGTCGATATCGAGACCCCGCCGGACGCGGGCATCGCGCCGCTCCGCGTGGCGCTCCACGGCCTCGCGGTGGCGACCTCGGGCGATTACGTGCGCGGCCACCATACGCTCGATCCCCGTACCGGCCATCCGGCGCGCGCGGTGACGTCGCTGAGCGTGCTGCATCCCTCGGCGATGATCGCCGATGCCTGGGCGAGCGCGCTGACCGTGCTCGGCCCGCAGGCGGGCGCGGCGCTGGCAACGCGCGAGGGGCTGGCGGTGCGCTGCGTGTCTCGATCGGGGGAGGGCGTGCGCGAGTGGCTCAGCCCGGCATTGGCGGCGATGCTGGCATAG
- a CDS encoding ABC-type transport auxiliary lipoprotein family protein, whose amino-acid sequence MRPLSLKASVALAALASLSGCISLAPKPPASLLTITSTTALPTGQDQSSATASTIVIQVPAVSQALAGNRIPVQINDTSIAYVPKAMWVEPPARLFARLVSDTVAAKTGRVVLSVSQFRADPGARLSGELRSFGIDATSKQAVVAFDAALIRDDKNVIDKKRFSASVPVATIDANGSAAALNQAANQVAGEVADWVGK is encoded by the coding sequence ATGCGTCCGCTCTCCCTGAAAGCTTCCGTCGCTCTCGCCGCGTTGGCATCGCTGTCGGGCTGCATCAGCCTGGCGCCCAAGCCGCCAGCGTCGCTGCTGACGATCACCTCGACCACCGCGCTGCCGACGGGTCAGGACCAGAGTTCGGCGACGGCATCGACGATCGTCATCCAGGTGCCCGCCGTGTCGCAGGCGCTGGCGGGCAATCGCATCCCGGTGCAGATCAACGACACCTCGATCGCTTATGTCCCCAAGGCGATGTGGGTCGAGCCGCCGGCGCGGCTGTTCGCCCGGCTGGTGTCGGATACTGTCGCGGCGAAGACCGGCCGGGTCGTGCTGAGCGTCTCGCAATTCCGCGCCGATCCGGGTGCGCGCCTGTCGGGCGAGCTGCGCAGCTTCGGGATCGACGCCACGTCGAAGCAGGCGGTGGTGGCGTTCGACGCCGCGCTGATCCGCGACGACAAGAACGTGATCGACAAGAAGCGCTTCTCAGCGAGCGTGCCGGTGGCGACGATCGACGCGAACGGCAGTGCGGCTGCGCTCAACCAGGCGGCGAACCAGGTCGCTGGCGAGGTTGCGGACTGGGTGGGGAAGTAA
- a CDS encoding MlaD family protein yields the protein METRSNHVLVGSVVLILLLVMAAFLVWIARFGAATDKEYDIFFKQSVDGLAKGSAVAFSGVPTGEVKEIALTNDPQFVRVRISVNRDTPILVGTAATIQGSFTGTSTIQLDGAVKGAPPITCPETNPLLDCPNGVPTIPAKAGGLGALLNSAPKLLERISTLTERFNELLSDKNQQSITGILANTNRLTGALADRGPEIAATLAEMRTTLKQASDAAKQIGDLAGSTNAMINEDVRPATKNLSATVASAQHSMETLDAAITDARPGIKAFSKETIPEVGALIHDLRNMSQALTAVAEKLDRGGAGSLVGQPKLPDYKGGK from the coding sequence ATGGAAACGCGCTCGAATCATGTCCTGGTCGGCTCGGTCGTGCTGATCCTGCTGTTGGTGATGGCGGCGTTCCTGGTGTGGATCGCGCGCTTCGGCGCGGCGACCGACAAGGAATATGACATCTTCTTCAAACAGTCGGTCGATGGCCTCGCCAAGGGATCGGCGGTCGCGTTTTCGGGCGTGCCGACCGGCGAGGTCAAGGAGATCGCGCTCACCAACGATCCGCAGTTCGTGCGCGTGCGGATCAGCGTCAACCGCGACACCCCGATTCTGGTCGGCACCGCCGCGACGATCCAGGGCAGCTTCACCGGCACCAGCACGATCCAGCTCGACGGCGCGGTCAAGGGCGCGCCGCCGATCACCTGCCCCGAGACCAACCCGCTGCTCGATTGCCCCAACGGCGTGCCGACCATCCCCGCCAAGGCGGGCGGCCTCGGCGCGTTGCTCAATTCGGCGCCGAAGCTGCTCGAGCGCATCTCGACGCTGACCGAGCGGTTCAACGAGCTGCTTTCGGACAAGAACCAGCAGTCGATCACCGGCATTCTCGCCAACACCAACCGTTTGACCGGCGCGCTTGCCGATCGCGGGCCGGAGATCGCCGCGACGCTCGCCGAGATGCGTACCACGCTCAAACAGGCGAGCGACGCCGCCAAGCAGATCGGCGATCTGGCGGGATCGACCAATGCGATGATCAACGAGGACGTCCGTCCGGCCACCAAGAACCTGAGCGCGACCGTCGCTTCGGCGCAGCACAGCATGGAGACGCTCGACGCGGCGATCACCGACGCGCGGCCGGGCATCAAGGCGTTCTCGAAGGAGACGATCCCCGAGGTCGGCGCGCTCATCCACGACCTGCGCAATATGTCGCAGGCGCTGACCGCCGTCGCCGAAAAGCTCGATCGCGGTGGCGCGGGGTCGCTCGTCGGCCAGCCCAAGCTGCCCGACTATAAAGGTGGCAAGTGA
- a CDS encoding ABC transporter ATP-binding protein, whose amino-acid sequence MSTRPTDTDGDSDDVIVVRGLRNSFGEQVVHDGLDLDVRRGEIYGVVGGSGTGKSVLMRSIIGLQKPQAGDIHVLGEPTIDRPETEMVDLSKRWGVLFQGGALFSTLTVAENVQVPLREFYKALPQSLLDEIAAYKVVMSGLPAEAGPKYPSQLSGGMRKRAGLARALALDPEVLFLDEPTAGLDPIGAAAFDELIRSLQKTLGLTVFLITHDLDTLYAICDRVAVLADHKVIAVGTIDELLATDHPWIQEYFRGPRGRAASASVDHAAAKEIAGTES is encoded by the coding sequence ATGAGCACGCGCCCGACCGACACCGATGGCGACAGCGACGATGTGATCGTCGTGCGCGGCCTGCGCAACAGCTTCGGCGAGCAGGTCGTCCATGACGGGCTCGATCTCGACGTGCGGCGCGGCGAGATCTACGGTGTGGTCGGCGGATCGGGCACCGGCAAATCGGTGCTGATGCGATCGATCATCGGCTTGCAGAAGCCGCAGGCCGGCGACATCCACGTGCTCGGCGAGCCGACCATTGACCGCCCCGAGACCGAGATGGTCGATCTCTCGAAGCGCTGGGGCGTGCTGTTCCAGGGTGGCGCGTTGTTCTCGACGCTGACCGTCGCCGAGAACGTGCAGGTGCCGTTGCGCGAATTCTACAAGGCGCTGCCGCAGTCGCTGCTCGACGAGATCGCCGCGTACAAGGTGGTGATGAGCGGCCTGCCCGCCGAAGCCGGCCCGAAATATCCGTCGCAACTGTCGGGCGGGATGCGCAAGCGCGCCGGGCTCGCGCGCGCGCTCGCGCTCGATCCCGAGGTGCTGTTCCTCGACGAGCCGACCGCCGGGCTCGATCCGATCGGCGCCGCCGCGTTCGACGAGCTGATCCGGTCGCTCCAGAAGACGCTCGGGCTGACCGTATTCCTTATCACCCACGATCTCGATACGCTGTACGCGATCTGCGACCGGGTCGCGGTGCTGGCCGACCACAAGGTGATCGCGGTCGGCACGATCGACGAATTGCTCGCGACCGATCACCCGTGGATTCAGGAATATTTCAGAGGGCCGCGCGGCCGCGCCGCGAGCGCTTCGGTGGATCATGCCGCCGCCAAAGAGATTGCAGGGACTGAAAGCTGA
- a CDS encoding ABC transporter permease has product MTESAAFTSERSGERDVVRFTGSLSLAQIGDLPNRLHDYEGKVDTIDLSGIERIDTVGAWLIHRFAAQHDAKIDGLDQDGTHLLDQVAAADQPVAIRPNPVGGIARVIGEVGDAVVLTANTLYGLLGFFGATMIAVWHIIIHPKRFRFNATIQRFEVVGVKALGIIGLMSFLIGIVIAQQGAVQLRQFGAEVYTINLLGRLTLRELGVLMTAIMVAGRSGSAFAAQLGTMKLTEEIDAMRTIGVSPMEALVLPRVMAVVIMMPLLGFYSALVGIVGGGLLCWISLGIPPVTFVQRLREVVPLTDLYVGLVKAPVFGAIIGMAGCYQGMLVEGDAEQVGQRTTSAVVQGIFLVIVLDAFFAVFFTYVGWI; this is encoded by the coding sequence ATGACCGAGTCCGCCGCCTTCACGTCCGAACGCTCCGGCGAGCGAGACGTGGTACGCTTCACCGGCAGCCTGTCGCTGGCGCAGATCGGCGACCTGCCGAACCGATTGCACGATTACGAGGGCAAGGTCGACACGATCGATCTCAGCGGAATCGAGCGGATCGATACCGTCGGCGCGTGGCTGATCCACCGCTTCGCGGCGCAGCATGACGCGAAGATCGACGGACTCGACCAGGACGGCACGCATCTGCTCGATCAGGTCGCGGCCGCCGATCAGCCGGTCGCGATCCGCCCCAACCCGGTCGGCGGCATCGCGCGCGTGATCGGCGAGGTCGGCGATGCCGTCGTGCTGACCGCCAACACGTTGTACGGGCTGCTCGGCTTCTTCGGCGCGACGATGATCGCGGTGTGGCACATCATCATCCACCCCAAGCGCTTCCGCTTCAACGCGACGATCCAGCGGTTCGAGGTGGTCGGGGTCAAGGCGCTCGGCATCATCGGGCTGATGAGCTTCCTGATCGGCATCGTCATCGCGCAGCAGGGCGCGGTGCAGCTCCGCCAGTTCGGTGCCGAAGTCTACACGATCAACCTGCTCGGGCGGCTGACGTTGCGCGAACTCGGCGTGCTGATGACCGCGATCATGGTCGCTGGCCGCTCCGGTTCGGCGTTCGCGGCGCAGCTCGGCACGATGAAGCTGACCGAGGAAATCGACGCGATGCGCACGATCGGCGTCTCGCCGATGGAGGCGCTGGTGCTGCCGCGCGTGATGGCGGTGGTCATCATGATGCCGCTGCTCGGTTTCTATTCGGCGCTGGTCGGGATCGTCGGCGGCGGGCTGCTGTGCTGGATATCGCTCGGCATTCCGCCGGTGACGTTCGTGCAGCGGCTGCGCGAGGTGGTGCCGCTCACCGATCTGTATGTCGGGCTGGTCAAGGCACCGGTGTTCGGCGCGATCATCGGCATGGCGGGCTGTTACCAGGGCATGCTGGTCGAGGGCGATGCCGAGCAGGTCGGCCAGCGCACCACCTCCGCGGTGGTGCAGGGCATCTTCCTCGTCATCGTGCTCGACGCGTTCTTCGCGGTGTTCTTCACCTATGTGGGCTGGATATGA
- a CDS encoding HAD-IB family hydrolase, translating to MHAIAIYDLDKTITYAPTWTSFLVSSARREMPWRLALLPLAGVATLGYALKRLDRGALKAATQRLMLGNAWPEARAAAAAARFADGVVATGVYAGARAAIAADRAAGRRIVLATASYAFYAGAIAERLGFDDVIGTGVAYDGGRMRARITGENCYGPAKLRMIEAWMAEQGIARDDATIRFYTDHVSDAPTLEWADEAFAVNAHAPLRVMAALRGWTVVDWER from the coding sequence ATGCACGCCATCGCCATATACGACCTCGACAAGACCATCACCTACGCACCGACCTGGACTTCGTTCCTCGTTTCGAGCGCTCGCCGCGAAATGCCGTGGCGGCTCGCGCTGCTGCCGCTCGCGGGCGTGGCGACGCTCGGCTATGCGCTCAAGCGGCTTGATCGCGGCGCGCTGAAGGCGGCGACGCAGCGCCTGATGCTCGGAAATGCGTGGCCCGAGGCGCGCGCGGCGGCGGCGGCGGCGCGCTTCGCCGATGGCGTCGTGGCGACCGGCGTCTATGCCGGTGCGCGCGCGGCGATCGCGGCGGATCGCGCGGCGGGGCGGCGTATCGTGCTGGCGACGGCCTCCTACGCCTTTTACGCGGGCGCGATCGCCGAGCGGCTCGGCTTCGACGACGTGATCGGGACCGGGGTCGCGTACGACGGCGGCCGAATGCGCGCGCGAATCACCGGCGAGAATTGCTACGGCCCAGCCAAACTCCGCATGATCGAGGCGTGGATGGCCGAACAGGGGATCGCGCGCGACGACGCGACGATCCGCTTCTACACCGATCATGTCTCCGACGCGCCGACCCTCGAATGGGCCGACGAAGCCTTCGCGGTCAACGCCCACGCGCCGCTGCGCGTGATGGCGGCGCTGCGCGGCTGGACGGTGGTGGATTGGGAGCGGTGA